In a genomic window of Struthio camelus isolate bStrCam1 chromosome 16, bStrCam1.hap1, whole genome shotgun sequence:
- the EMC6 gene encoding ER membrane protein complex subunit 6 — protein MAAAAKREGPQFISEAAVRGNAALLDYCRTSVSALSGATAGILGLTGLHGFVFYFLASVLLSVLLVLKAGRRWNKYFKSRRPLFTGGLVGGLFTYVLFWTFLYGMVHVY, from the coding sequence ATGGCCGCGGCGGCTAAGCGCGAGGGGCCGCAGTTCATCAGCGAGGCGGCGGTGCGCGGCAACGCGGCGCTGCTGGACTACTGCCGCACCTCGGTGTCGGCCCTGTCGGGCGCCACGGCCGGCATCCTCGGCCTCACCGGCCTGCACGGCTTCGTCTTCTACTTCCTGGCCTCCGTGCTCCTCTCCGTGCTGCTGGTGCTGAAGGCCGGGCGGCGATGGAACAAGTACTTCAAGTCCCGGCGGCCGCTCTTCACCGGGGGGCTCGTAGGGGGGCTCTTCACCTACGTCCTCTTCTGGACTTTCCTCTACGGCATGGTCCACGTCTACTGA